Genomic window (Tamandua tetradactyla isolate mTamTet1 chromosome 3, mTamTet1.pri, whole genome shotgun sequence):
GTCTGGAAATGCGCCGCTTCGCCCTCCCGCTGCCTCCTGCCCCCTTGCTCGCCTGCTTGCCCCTCCTTATTTCCATCGGCTCCCGCTGCCCCCTCGGCTGTAGCGGCCACTGAGACAAACCTTTTccgggtttttttttctttctttctctttttttgcctaGGGGAAAGAAGATGACTTATTGTCTCGGTGTGTTGTACTTCTCCCCTTTCCCcatcttaaatttttattgtgtgtATGCACAGCGGCGTGTCAGGAAAAAAAGGTCTAGCGTGGTGAAAGTGTTTCCGTTAAAAATGAATGGAATTTGGGTGGTTCGCTCGTGGTTCGAGAGATGTTTCTTTCAGTCCAACCCCACTGCAGTCTGTGCAGTTGAGTTCTGGCAAACCTGCTGGGGAAAACCTTTAGCGTTGCTTGCCGATGTTTGCACATTTTAGGTTTGCGATGGCTTGAGCTGTGTTTAGGCTTGCATTGTTGTTAATATGACCGTCCAGGATCCCTTTGGGCCTTGCTTTCCGTGGGAGCTGGGCTGGATTCATCTCTCCATCACCCCGTATTACAATGTCAGCCACCCCAGTAGTAGCCTCTTTTAATTGGGAATCCACCCCTCTCTTTGGGCTTTTCTTCTTGATTCTCCCCTCCTATCCAGCCTCCTTAATTTTTACCTACATTTTCAGCATTTTCCTCCCTTTCACATTTTGTAAGATGCAGGATGTGGAATATTGGTTGCTAGGAGACAAGCCAGGCTCCTAGGGAGATTCTGTAGTTTCCTTGACAACCAGACTAGGGCAGCCACAGATGAACAAGCCTCCTATCAGCTGTGGGAGGGAAACGGGGGCTCTTCTGGGCTCTGCTCAGAGTGTGtgtaggggggtgggggtggaaatgggagccCATGAGGGTTGTAGCTTACCTAAACACATTTTGGCCTGGACTGAGTACAAATTGCCAGGAGAGCAGTGGGTAGGAggctgcttctttttcttttttttgggggggggggggggttgaagAAGAACCAGGGattgtggggtgggggagcctcTCCCTGACTCTGGGATCAGggagataaggaaaagaaagcattgtTTAAGGAGGTTAGTCAGGAGACTCAGAAGAAATGGGGATGAGGTGATTGTGAGGCAAAGTCTAGAGTCATGGAAGGTGGGAGTGCCAGAGGGGAAGGGTACGCAGAGAAGCATCCTGAGTGAGTTGTATCATCATACATGAGCAATTATACAGTAAAGTAGCAATATTCAGAGCAAAAAATTATGTTCCTGTTGGCATGTTCTCTCCTGTATAAGGTCCTCATTTCAAACAGGCCTGAATAGGCTGAGAGTTCTGCTGGCTTGATTGGGCCACTCAGTACCTTAAAGAGAGATATAATTACACATATAGATATGTAATCTAGTATTATATAATCCTGGCATTACATAAGAAGACAAATACCTATTTTCAGCCCAGATTCTCTTGGCCCCAAATTAACCAGGATTCAGGAAACTTTCTTCCGTAGCTCCCATCTCATACCCATTTTCCAGAAGGGGAGACTAATGCCCAGAAAAGTGAAATGATTTGCTGTTTTCTAGATACGACAATGAAGTTTGCCAGTCATGCGCGCAGGTGGAATGGTTGAGAATCATAAAAATGGGGAGGAAATCGAGGAGCAAGAAGGAGAAGCCACTTTAATCATAAAGTGGCTAAATGTGGATGGACACTGCTTGTTGGCGTCCTGGCATCATCTTTGATAGTGAGATGCTCCTGGAGTTAAGAATTGATGGCTCTGCCCTTTGCCTCCCTATTCCCTGGTTCTGCTTACAGACCTACATGCTCCTGCAATCTAAACTTGAGAAAAAAGTTCTCAGCTGCACATATTTGTATTTGGGAGTCTATGTGTTTTGTTTCTTACTCAATAAAACGGAAATCACAGCCCAGATGATTCTTGCCAGTGCCAGCACCTCCCTCAGCTTCCTGACTCTAGACCAGCAACTGTCAAGGTGGAGTTCCCAGTTCTCAGATcaggagagagagcagagaagagcaAGATGGTGGCTAGAGTAATGGTTGCCTGCTGGGAGAGGGCGAGGCAgggtggaggaggggaaggaatgCTGCAGACAATTGCCCCTGGGGACTGGGGAGCAAGCTGCATGGAGACCCCTTGTTATGTAGGGTCCAGAGCCTATAAAATGCCAAGAAGCAGGAAGGGGTTTTCTCATTGAAAAGCCTTTGCTGCACTTTTTTGCTTTGGTGGCTGAGGTACTTCCAGTCACGCAAATTCCAGTTGCCATTGTTATGTGGATATTTTTCTGCATTCCTGCATGCTGGCATCCAGTTACAGCATGCAGGCAGCCTGACCGGAAGGGAACTTCTCTGTTGCTAGGTGGTGACCTGGCTCGTGGGCTGGATGGCTCAGCAGTGAGAGGGCCTGGTTGGCCTTCAGGGCTGCTGTGAGCTTAGCCTTTCATGGGGGAGGAAGGATtactccagcctgccccagtcCCCAGACTATTTGCCATGCATGCAGGGAATGCGAGACAGGGCAGGTCGGTGGCCCTGGAGATCACCAGGCTTCATGGACACGCCTGCCCTGCTGCTCCTCACTAGTATCCCTTTACCCCAAGTCTCCCAGGAAGGTGAGTGTCAACTGGGAGGCTGCCAGTGAGAGCCCCCTTGAGCTGGGAGCCTCCTGCTGCCAGCTTTTTGAGCACTAACATGGCATTTTGACTACAGAATGGCCTGTTTGTTCATTTGAGCCATCCCTCTCTGTGGGGGGACAAGCCACTTCCCCTCTGTGCAGCACGGAAGGAAACTGAAGCAAGCACTTTCCCCAAAATCCAGGCCTACGTTTCTGACCCCCGCTTCCTCTAGCACCCCCATTATCCTGGTCGTCAACTTAGTAAGCATCCTCCCATAAGTGCCAGCTGTCTGGATGCTTCCAGTCTGAGAACCCCCCTCCCTACGAACACCCAGTACAGAAGGGGGCATAGCTCACTCTGCCTGAGACTGGGTGCAGGACGCTTGGAGGCGGCCCTGGGAGAAGGCCCAGCAGCCATGGAGTATATCAGCACAAGTCACAGCGCGTGCCTTGCCCCTCACCCCCAGCACAAAGTTGGGCCTGCAGCTGAGTGAGACCTGCAGGAAGCGTGACAGACCctgaggagaggaggggaggcttgcagcctggGCAGGTGCATTCAGAAGCTCCTGAgcctggagaggctgggaagaGGAAAGAATGCCTATCTGTGTAAAGAGGGCTGGGGTTGAAGGATGGAGGTGCACCCACCAAAGAGgtagaggggagaggggagagaccaggagagccTCTGCCTAGCTTTGACAAGTCCATTAAATTTTAAAGTGGCCCTGCCCTCCGGCAtgctgggaaggggtggggacCTGGCCCCAACTCTGCTTCTCTCAGCTGTTTATTGTTCTGCCGCCACAGCCCTGCTGGGAGAAGAGGAGAGCAGATGATGAGTGAGCTTCCAGGGCAGACTCTTCTCTTTTGGGGAGAGTGGGGACAGGCCCAGGGTGGGGTCTGCTGTAGACCTCCCTTCATCCAGAAGCCCACCTGGAGGATGGTGGGAAGAGGAGCCAGAGAAGTGGGAATCTGGGGGAAATGTCCATCTCCGCCTGAATGTGGTGCCTATCTCCTCCGGGCTTCTGCAGGAAGACTGCCCAGAAAGTTGCCCACTGATTGAAGAGTGGGGAACCCTGGCAGAGGAGAGCTGTCGGGCCTGGCCTGTGGGGTGCTGGCCTGTGAAGTCCCTCTGACCCATTCCCTCTTCCCCCTCAGGTCCCAATTAATGGATTTTGACATGGATTATGAAAGGCCAAACGTAGAGACCATCAAGTGCGTTGTGGTCGGGGACAACGCCGTGGGCAAGACCAGGCTCATCTGTGCCCGGGCCTGCAATGCCACCCTCACGCAGTACCAGCTGCTCGCCACCCACGTGCCCACAGTCTGGGCCATCGACCAGTACCGGGTGTGCCAGGAGGTAAGGCCACCGAGCGGGGGGTCCATGCTGTGCATCTAGACTTCTTTCCGAGCCATAGCTGGTGTCTCCAAATGGTAGGCTGGGTTGAGCTCACTGAAGCcccccaggggtggggtgggggcagctgaaGAGGAAGGAGCCCCAGGAGAGAGGCCCGAAGTGGACCTGCCCCCTGGGAGAAGTCTTTGACTGTTTCTGTTTTGCAATGTTGAGCTAGTAACCGGAGCCAGAGTTTTGCCTGGGACATAACATCTTGAGTGATCACAACTCTAAGTATTGGGAGCACCGGATGGCTGGGGTTTTAGAGAGAAGGGAGCTGCAAGGGGGAAGAAGCTGCTGGCTTAGAGCAAAGGATTGGAGGCTTATAAACAAGATTTGCAGGGGAAGCAGGGAACTAGGCAGGCTGCCTACAAGAGCCCTTCCTGCACACAAAACCAACTGCACTGCTATGGTCTCTTCTACTTTAGTTCTACATAACTATTGTTATTGATGACACACAGATTTCACTTGGATAAAGCATGGGCAAGGCACACAGTGAGCCATAGCACTATGTCCAGTCCCCCAGTACTGCCTGGAACCCTTAGGGGTGGCATGGCACCCACCCTGAGCTGACATGCAGCTGGCCCCAAGAATTGTTGCCCTTATTTCCCACTCCCAACCCCCATCCTGACAGGTGCTGGAACGCTCCCGAGACGTGGTAGATGATGTCAGTGTCTCACTGCGCCTCTGGGACACCTTTGGAGACCACCACAAAGACCGTCGCTTTGCTTATGGGAGGTAGGGAAGGTCTGCTTTCCCAATGAGCTGCATAATGCTCTGAAATTGAAACTGGGAGGCAGGGGTGGAGAAAACAGGACCGGCAGAAGGTGAGGCAGTCAGGGGCCAGGGAAGGAATATGGGATCTGGAGTTAGGAGACCTGATTtgcatcccagctctgccacttattagctatgGGATTTTGAGCAGCTAGGGAGCTGCCCTGAGATGATTTTCTCAGCTGTGAGATGGTAAAAATGGTCATTTCTGATTCACAAGATTGCTGTGAGGTCACAATGAGGGTTTTTGAAAGCTCTAAACTGCTATATAAATAGAGGTATTATTAGACTATGCTTTGTGTAGGATCATGTAGGCAGATGCATATGGTGGGCATGGGACCGTCTTGTGGAAGGCGGAGCAGAGTCTGCATGTGCTCCCTCATTCCAGGAGGCAATGACCTACTTCTGACTTTCTCTGCCCATAACTTCTCTCTCCTGCCCCCAGATCTGATGTGGTGGTTCTGTGTTTCTCCATTGCCAACCCTAATTCCCTGCACCATGTCAAGACCATGTGGTACCCAGAAATCAAGCACTTCTGTCCCCGAGCACCTGTCATCTTGGTGGGCTGCCAGCTGGACCTACGCTATGCCGACCTGGAGGCTGTCAATAGGGCCAGGCGACCCTTGGCTAGGTAGGGGGTGCTAGGGAGGGAAAATGATGAAAACAGGAGGGGCGGTTGAGTTACCACATTCCCTGCTCAGCCCTGAGGCAATCCCACTAAGCCTTACATCTCCCCCTCCATTTGGAAATAGCTCAAGggtgtgcattcattcatttatctgtcCATTCATTCACATATCTATTGCATACCTACTGTGTGGGCAATACTGTGCTAAGCACTGTGAGAAAAGAGAGGAGCAGGTAGTCTCTTTTTATGAGACAGTCTGAAAATCTTGCAGGGAGATAAACTAAATATGTCAACATGTTAAATACCAATGTGAAACAATGCAAGCTATTGCCAATGAGGTAGATAATTCATACAACTGTTGCTTTTAGCTGGGGAGGTCACTGTGGATATGGAAGTCTTCCTGGACGCAGAGGGAACTGGAAGTAGAACTTGAGGGTCTGGTGGGATTTAGCTAGACAGAGGAGAAGGGGCAAAGGCTGTGGACACGAGCAAGACAGGAACAAGGACCACAGTAACAGATCCTGAGCAGAATCTCTCAGCCTGGAGGACAGCAGGCTCTGGAGAGCTGCTTCTCCCTGCACTGTGCCCTCCACTATCAACACATGTTTGATTTCCCTTTTTGAACCCTCCAGGCCCATCAAGCCCAATGAGATCCTTCCCCCAGAGAAGGGCCGGGAGGTGGCTAAGGAACTGGGCATCCCCTACTACGAGACCAGCGTGGTGGCCCAGTTCGGCATCAAGGATGTCTTTGACAATGCCATCCGGGCCGCTCTCATCTCCCGCCGACACCTGCAGTTTTGGAAGTCCCACCTCCGCAATGTGCAGCGGCCTCTGCTGCAGGCCCCCTTCCTGCCCCCAAAGCCACCGCCCCCCATCATCGTGGTGCCCGACGCCCCCTCCAGCAGTGAGGAGTGCCCCGCCCACCTCCTGGAGGACCCGCTCTGTGCGGACGTCATCCTGGTGCTGCAGGAGCGGGTGCGCATCTTTGCCCACAAGATCTAcctctccacctcctcctccaagTTCTACGACCTATTCCTCATGGACCTGAGTGAGGGGGAGTTGGGGGGCCCCTCTGGGCCAGGGGGCCCCCGCCCAGAGGACCACCGGGGTCACTCTGATCAacaacaccaccatcaccaccaccaccacgggCGGGACTTCCTGCTTCGGGCAGCCAGCTTTGACGTGTGCGAGAGCGTGGACGAGGGTGGGGGTTCTGGTCCTGCTGGACTCCGGGCCTCAACCAGTGATGGCATCTTACGGGGCAATGGGTCGGGGTACCTGCCAGGAAGGGGTCGAGTGCTCTCTTCCTGGAGCCGTGCTTTTGTGAGCATCCAGGAAGAGATGGCAGAAGATCCTCTGACCTACAAATCCCGGCTGATGGTGGTGGTAAAAATGGACAATTCCATCCAGCCAGGGCCCTTTCGGGCTGTTCTCAAGTACCTGTACACAGGGGAGCTGGATGAGAATGAGCGGGACCTCATGCACATTGCTCACATTGCCGAGCTGCTGGAGGTCTTTGACCTACGCATGATGGTGGCCAACATTCTCAATAATGAAGCCTTCATGAACCAGGAGATCACCAAGGCCTTCCATGTTCGCCGGACCAACCGGGTTAAGGAGTGCTTGGCCAAAGGCACCTTCTCAGGTATGGAACATGCTTAGGAAAGAACAGATGACCAGAAGGCAGGGGAATTCTTTCTAAGTAATTTCAGATGAGTTGGGGTTGGTCCACTTTGCATTCCAAATAGGTTTCAGCTTCTACTGTTGTGAAGAGATGGATTATCTGCTCTGAAGCCCCGTCTTCTAAGACTGAGAGCGTGGTTGTGCAGTGCTCACATCTTATGGGGAGAATGGCTTCAGAAGGTGGCTGGGTTGTCAGGGTTCAGAGACAACGCTTGGGATTGGTTATCCCACATTCTTTCACCATATCCTCATGCAATACCTCTTCTCTTTCTGGCTAGATGTGACCTTCATCCTAGATGATGGGACCATCAGTGCCCACAAGCCCCTGTTGATTTCCAGCTGTGATTGGATGGCTGCCATGTTTGGAGGCCCATTTGTGGAGAGTTCCACCAGGGAGGTGAGGCTGAGGATGGGAATGgatgggaaggagagagagatttataCTTTTTGCATCTGAGGCATCTGTCATTTAATGATACTTTCTTCAGCACTGACTCTGTGCTAACCACATAATGATGGGTCCAAGAAAAGTTTATGAGATGGTTCCCATATCCAAGGATTTTATAATATACTTGGAGGGAGAGTTATAATAATATCTTAACATAAAAATACCACTTTTGTAGTTTGGAAAGCATTTTCAAtatatatctcatttaattcacaCTATTCTTACATATACCATAGTGTTCCCACTTTAtacatgagaaaaatgaggccCTGAGAAGGTAAGTGACTGGCCCAAAGTGGTGTAAGTAGGAAGTAGAGTGGTTAGGAGCTAAACCCAGGACTTCTGATTCCTTGGCTCTTTCTActgcactgttctagtttgcgagctgcaggaatgcaatataccagaaatggaatggctcttaaaaaggggaatttaataagttgctcatttacagttctaagcccaagaaaatgtcccaattaaaacaagtcaatagaaatgtccaatcaaaggcatccatccagggaaagataccttggttcaagaaggccaatgaagttcagggtttctctctcaagtggaagggcacatggtaaacacagtcagagtttctctctcttctggaagggcacatggcgaacacaacatcatctgctagtttcttctcctggcttcctgtttcatgaagctccccggatggcgttttccttcttcatctccaaaggtcactggcttgtaggctctctgcttcttgtggctgtgtcattcttctctgctctctctgaatctctcattctccaaaatgtttcctcttttataggactctagaaactaattaagacccgcccaaatgggtggagacatgtcatcacctaacccagcttaacaaccactcttgattaaatcacatctccagggagattattgaattacagcttcaaacatacagtattgaatagggattattctgccattatgagatggaattttgattagaacatggcttttctagggtctatacatcctttcaaactagcacattccaccctctggaccctaaaaaagatgtgtttttccccatatacaaaatacattcattccacaacaatatcagagaaccttgaACTATTCTAgcaacatttcaaatacaagattaatacaagattaaaattagtacaaagtctcatcaaagttagttaaaggcatggacagtcctaaggcaaaattttctccatttgctctggacctgtaaaactcagaacaagttatttgctgccaacaaagaaaagaggaacattcataggatacatatacccatttccatagggaggaaggaacacaggggtcactggacccaagcagtttcgaaaaccgCAGTGCAAAGTCCATGAGATTTCAAAgtatgagagtcatttatcttcagggctttagaaagtggcagtcctaccctttctAAGAGCCTACTCAGAGGCCTGTCTCTCTCCaaacgcaaccttgggggacattggggagaccacctttttctcggccccaccctctctaagcattggggctgcacccaggctctctgccatctccggggcacacacttAACACAACCATGTGGTtgcagccaggctctccacaaaccccaaggagtgtgcttcactctctccaaggcctgaggtggcatgactcttccactgcaacgagctggaaggcccatcctctgccttcagggcaaattcaccctcttcacgggcttgggtgggtccactctccaggcctgaggcttcttgacttcagacctcagcttccatggttttgcctctgaagttatttttcctccagtgtgttccttctctgaactgcccagttcagactggcagtggctttGTTTATACAGGtaccacagcactctcgttggctttctatgcagtaaccttgggtcatgcccatcagacataaggagtttccacaaatccttcctggataacgccatgtctgatcctggctttctctgagatggctgactggttccacatctggtcaactcctcacgtggggcactattctctggggactcccttcctggaagcccaggatgttccaggacatcaatttctggtttctttgtactcaagagttcagttttcagcttatctctttcctgtcacatttcactataagctacgaggagaaaccaggctgcactttccacatctaatttggagatctcttctgctaaatatccaagttcatggcttttaaaatctgccttccagtcaaagccactagtcaattttgccagattatctgccattttaaaacaaggctcactttccttccaatCTACAATAACGtgtgcctcatctctgtctaaagcctggtcagatgtatctttagagtccacatttctaccaacagtctcttcaaagcattctaggccttctctatcaggcttctcacaactcttccagaatcttccccttatccatttaaaaagccataccAACAGGTTTGATATTTGTAAaatgcagcagcagcaccccactctctggtaccaaaatctgttctaagcCTTTATTAGAAGtgtcttctctcatctggaagggcacatggcaaacacagtgtcatctgctagcttcttctcctggcttcctgtttcatgaagctccctgggaggcgttttccttcttcatctccatagcgctggctgatggactctctgcttcgtggtgctgcagcattctctgctctctctgaatctccaatctccaaaatgtttcctcttttataggactccagaaactaatcaagacccacccaaatgggtggagacatgtcatcacctaacccagtttaacaaccactcttgattaaatcacatctccagggagattatctaattacagcctcaaacatacagtattgaatagggattattctgccattatgagatgggattttgattaaaacatggcttttctagggtccatacatcctttcaaaccagcacatgtaccCTGCTGGCTCTCTGACACATACAGATACATGAAACAAGTAGAAAAAATTCACTGTTGTCCCAAGCTAAATCTATCACCTTTACCTTAATCAGTGCCCCTCCAATTTACCATTTCTCTCCCTGACACCACTGCTTTCTCAGGCACCTAGACTAGAAAGCTCAGAATTGAACAAATCATAGCACTTAGATGGAAGGGGCCCGTCAATGTGTCCTTAGAAATATTTCTCTTAAGTCTACCCCCTTCTCTGCATTCTTCCAGCCAAGCTGAGTGGCCCA
Coding sequences:
- the RHOBTB2 gene encoding rho-related BTB domain-containing protein 2; its protein translation is MDFDMDYERPNVETIKCVVVGDNAVGKTRLICARACNATLTQYQLLATHVPTVWAIDQYRVCQEVLERSRDVVDDVSVSLRLWDTFGDHHKDRRFAYGRSDVVVLCFSIANPNSLHHVKTMWYPEIKHFCPRAPVILVGCQLDLRYADLEAVNRARRPLARPIKPNEILPPEKGREVAKELGIPYYETSVVAQFGIKDVFDNAIRAALISRRHLQFWKSHLRNVQRPLLQAPFLPPKPPPPIIVVPDAPSSSEECPAHLLEDPLCADVILVLQERVRIFAHKIYLSTSSSKFYDLFLMDLSEGELGGPSGPGGPRPEDHRGHSDQQHHHHHHHHGRDFLLRAASFDVCESVDEGGGSGPAGLRASTSDGILRGNGSGYLPGRGRVLSSWSRAFVSIQEEMAEDPLTYKSRLMVVVKMDNSIQPGPFRAVLKYLYTGELDENERDLMHIAHIAELLEVFDLRMMVANILNNEAFMNQEITKAFHVRRTNRVKECLAKGTFSDVTFILDDGTISAHKPLLISSCDWMAAMFGGPFVESSTREVVFPYTSKSCMRAVLEYLYTGMFTSSPDLDDMKLIILANRLCLPHLVALTEQYTVTGLMEATQMMVDIDGDVLVFLELAQFHCAYQLADWCLHHICTNYNNVCRKFPRDMKAMSPENQEYFEKHRWPPVWYLKEEDHYQRARKEREKEDYLHLKRQPKRRWLFWNGPSSPSSSAAASSSPSSSSAVV